From Enoplosus armatus isolate fEnoArm2 chromosome 23, fEnoArm2.hap1, whole genome shotgun sequence, a single genomic window includes:
- the LOC139306229 gene encoding DNA damage-inducible transcript 4-like protein: protein MVATSTLKTKSSDCISELVDRRYDQACIEKELDFWDHCLAEPQRTADVTEDRTCQQLAKMFENCLSRAKKTTLHCSSVLVPEKLTRRIAREVLRLASCEPCGLRGCVLYVHLELDKGCKRLERIVYDATVVPTFELTLVFKQDGTAWPSLRDFLFMGTCFAPTLRHVLKLSPGFRLVKKKLYSSSAGTVVEEC, encoded by the exons ATGGTTGCCACAAGCACATTAAAGACCAAAAGCAGCGACTGCATTTCAGAATTGGTTGACCGAAGATATGACCAGGCTTGCATTGAGAAAG AGCTGGATTTCTGGGACCACTGCCTGGCTGAGCCCCAGAGGACTGCAGATGTCACTGAGGACAGAACCTGTCAACAGCTGGCCAAGATGTTTGAGAACTGCCTGTCACGGGCCAAGAAGACAACTCTGCACTGCTCCTCTGTGCTGGTCCCAGAGAAGCTCACGCGGAGGATAGCTCGCGAGGTCCTGCGGCTGGCATCTTGCGAGCCTTGTGGCCTGCGCGGCTGTGTCCTCTATGTCCACCTAGAGCTGGACAAGGGCTGCAAGCGGCTGGAGCGCATCGTGTACGATGCCACTGTGGTGCCCACGTTTGAGCTCACTCTTGTGTTCAAACAGGATGGCACCGCCTGGCCCAGCCTGCGGGACTTCCTTTTTATGGGAACCTGCTTTGCCCCGACTTTAAGGCACGTACTTAAACTGAGTCCAGGTTTCCGGCTGGTCAAGAAAAAACTGTACTCCTCCTCGGCTGGTACCGTGGTAGAGGAGTGCTGA